The proteins below are encoded in one region of Pacificitalea manganoxidans:
- a CDS encoding 3-hydroxyacyl-CoA dehydrogenase NAD-binding domain-containing protein yields the protein MTDFTMKTDADGVAIITWDVPGKSMNVLSIAALEQLIAHVEAALADDAVKGIVITSAKADFAGGMDLNVLARMREDAGDEPARGLFEGIMQMHKALRLIERAGMDDKNKGGKPIAAALPGTALGIGLEIPLACHRIFAADNPKAKIGLPEIMVGIFPGAGGTTRLVRKLGVMTASPFLLEGKLSDPQKARAAGIIDEVVDDPVAAAKAWVLGAGDADIVKPWDQKGYKLPGGAPYHPAGFMTFVGASAMVHGKTKGVYPAAKAMLSAVYEGAMVPFDTALKIEARWFTNVLMNPSSSAMIRSLFINKTALEKGANRPDAPDQTVKKVGVIGAGMMGAGIALVSAQAGIEVVLVDASQEAAERGKSYTADYMDKGIARKKATPEKKDAALARITATDDYQQLAGCDLIVEAVFEDPKVKAEVTAKVEAIVGPDCIFATNTSTLPITDLARASARPEKFIGIHFFSPVEKMALVEIIKGEQTGDAAVAKALDFVRQIRKTPIVVNDARFFYANRCIIPYINEGIRMVAEGVEPALIENAAKLVGMPLGPLQLVDETSIDLGVKIAKATRAAMGDAYPDGAVDEVLFWMADQGRLGRKSKSGFYAYDDKGKRQGLWDGLAGKYPVADTQPDLAEVQQRLLFAQVLEAVRAFEDGVLTDIREGDVGAILGWGFAPWSGGPFGWLDIIGAERAVEFTEVLTATHGDRFATPQLLRDMAAAGDSFYERFGDGAAMVQAA from the coding sequence ATGACCGATTTCACCATGAAGACCGACGCCGACGGCGTCGCCATCATCACCTGGGACGTGCCGGGCAAGTCGATGAACGTGCTCAGCATCGCCGCGTTGGAACAGCTGATCGCCCATGTCGAGGCCGCCCTGGCCGATGACGCGGTCAAGGGCATCGTCATCACCTCCGCCAAGGCCGACTTCGCCGGTGGCATGGACCTGAACGTTCTGGCGCGGATGCGCGAGGATGCGGGCGATGAACCGGCCCGCGGCCTGTTCGAAGGCATCATGCAGATGCACAAGGCGCTGCGCCTCATCGAGCGCGCGGGCATGGATGACAAGAACAAGGGCGGCAAACCTATCGCCGCCGCGCTGCCGGGCACCGCGCTGGGCATCGGTCTGGAAATCCCACTGGCCTGTCACCGCATCTTTGCCGCCGATAATCCGAAGGCCAAGATCGGCCTGCCTGAAATCATGGTCGGCATCTTCCCCGGTGCTGGCGGCACCACGCGGTTGGTGCGCAAGCTGGGTGTCATGACAGCCTCGCCGTTCCTTCTGGAAGGCAAGCTGTCGGACCCGCAGAAGGCGCGCGCCGCAGGCATCATCGACGAGGTCGTGGACGATCCCGTCGCCGCCGCGAAAGCATGGGTGCTGGGCGCGGGGGACGCCGATATCGTGAAGCCGTGGGATCAGAAGGGCTATAAGCTGCCCGGCGGCGCGCCCTATCACCCGGCAGGGTTCATGACCTTTGTCGGCGCATCCGCGATGGTGCATGGCAAGACCAAGGGCGTCTACCCGGCGGCCAAGGCGATGCTGTCGGCGGTCTACGAAGGCGCGATGGTGCCGTTTGACACCGCGCTGAAAATCGAAGCGCGCTGGTTCACCAACGTTCTGATGAACCCGTCCTCCTCCGCAATGATCCGGTCGCTGTTTATCAACAAGACCGCGCTGGAGAAGGGCGCGAACCGCCCCGACGCGCCTGATCAGACGGTGAAGAAGGTCGGCGTCATCGGCGCAGGGATGATGGGCGCGGGTATCGCGCTGGTCTCCGCGCAGGCGGGGATCGAGGTGGTGCTGGTCGATGCCAGCCAAGAGGCCGCCGAGCGCGGTAAATCCTATACCGCCGATTACATGGACAAGGGCATCGCCCGGAAGAAGGCCACGCCCGAGAAGAAGGACGCGGCGCTGGCGCGCATCACCGCGACCGACGATTACCAGCAGCTTGCCGGTTGCGACCTGATCGTCGAGGCGGTGTTCGAAGACCCCAAGGTCAAGGCCGAGGTCACCGCCAAGGTCGAAGCCATCGTCGGCCCGGACTGCATCTTTGCCACCAACACCTCAACCCTGCCGATCACCGATCTGGCCCGCGCCAGCGCCCGGCCCGAGAAGTTCATCGGCATCCACTTCTTCTCCCCGGTCGAGAAGATGGCGCTGGTGGAGATCATCAAGGGCGAGCAAACCGGCGATGCCGCCGTGGCCAAGGCGCTCGATTTCGTGCGCCAGATCCGCAAGACGCCCATCGTGGTCAATGATGCGCGCTTCTTCTACGCGAACCGCTGCATCATCCCTTACATCAACGAAGGCATCCGCATGGTCGCCGAAGGGGTGGAGCCTGCGCTGATCGAAAACGCGGCGAAGCTGGTGGGCATGCCGCTCGGGCCGCTGCAACTGGTCGATGAGACCTCGATCGACCTTGGCGTGAAAATCGCCAAAGCCACCCGCGCCGCGATGGGCGATGCCTATCCCGACGGGGCGGTGGACGAGGTGCTGTTCTGGATGGCCGATCAGGGCCGTCTGGGCCGCAAATCCAAATCCGGCTTCTATGCCTATGACGACAAAGGCAAGCGTCAGGGACTGTGGGATGGGCTGGCCGGGAAATACCCGGTGGCCGACACCCAGCCCGATCTGGCTGAAGTGCAGCAGCGCCTGCTGTTCGCGCAGGTGCTGGAGGCGGTGCGGGCCTTTGAGGATGGCGTGCTGACCGACATTCGCGAAGGCGATGTGGGCGCGATCCTTGGCTGGGGCTTTGCGCCGTGGTCGGGGGGGCCGTTCGGCTGGCTTGACATCATCGGTGCTGAACGGGCGGTGGAATTCACCGAAGTGCTGACCGCCACCCACGGCGACCGTTTCGCCACGCCGCAATTGCTGCGGGACATGGCGGCAGCGGGCGACAGCTTCTACGAGCGGTTCGGTGACGGGGCCGCAATGGTTCAGGCTGCCTGA
- the upp gene encoding uracil phosphoribosyltransferase, whose translation MSDHLTVVTHPLVQHKLTLMRKRDTPTALFRQLLREISQLLAYEITRELELTTETVDTPLQPMDAPVLAGKKLALISILRAGNGLLDGVLELIPSARVGFVGLYRDEETLQPVQYYFKVPEALDDRLVIAVDPMLATGNSSAAAIDLLKKAGATNIRFLCLLAAPEGVARMKEAHPDVPIVTAALDECLNEKGYIVPGLGDAGDRMFGTK comes from the coding sequence ATGAGCGACCACCTGACCGTCGTCACCCACCCGCTGGTGCAGCATAAGCTCACGCTGATGCGCAAGCGCGACACGCCGACCGCCCTGTTCCGGCAATTGCTGCGCGAGATTTCGCAGCTTCTGGCCTATGAGATTACCCGCGAGTTGGAACTGACGACGGAAACCGTCGACACACCGCTGCAACCGATGGACGCCCCGGTGCTGGCAGGCAAAAAGCTGGCGCTGATTTCGATCCTGCGGGCGGGCAACGGCCTGCTCGACGGGGTTCTGGAACTGATCCCTTCGGCGCGGGTCGGATTCGTCGGGCTCTACCGGGACGAAGAAACGCTTCAGCCGGTCCAATACTACTTCAAGGTGCCCGAGGCGCTGGACGACCGGTTGGTGATCGCCGTCGACCCGATGCTGGCCACCGGCAACAGCTCTGCTGCGGCGATCGACCTGCTGAAAAAGGCGGGTGCCACCAACATCCGGTTCCTGTGCCTGCTGGCCGCGCCCGAAGGCGTCGCGCGGATGAAGGAGGCGCATCCCGATGTGCCCATCGTCACCGCCGCTCTGGATGAGTGCCTGAACGAAAAGGGCTACATCGTGCCCGGACTGGGCGATGCGGGTGACCGGATGTTCGGCACGAAATAA
- a CDS encoding acetyl-CoA C-acetyltransferase, which translates to MTEAYIYDAVRTPRGKGRKDGSLHEVTSVRLSAVTLNALKDRNGLEGHAVEDVIWGNATQVMEQGGCLARTAVLASKLDERIPGLSINRFCASGMEAVNLAANQVRGGAGDGYIAGGVEMMSRVAMGSDGAAIAVDPTVAMKSYFVPQGISADIIATMYGVTRDQADALAVESQKRAAAAWEAGYFDKTVIPVTDQNGLPILTRDEYLRPDTNMQSLGALRPAFKDMGEVMPGFDAVALMKYPQLERIDHIHHAGNSSGIVDGAAGVLIGSKAFGEAHGLKPRARIRATAKIGTDPTIMLTGPVPVTEKILADSGMSIGDIDLFEVNEAFASVVLRFMQAFDVDPAKVNPNGGAIAMGHPLGATGAIIIGALLDEMERADKETGLATLCVASGMGAATILERV; encoded by the coding sequence ATGACCGAGGCCTATATCTACGACGCCGTGCGCACCCCGCGCGGCAAAGGCCGCAAGGATGGCAGCCTGCACGAGGTCACCTCGGTGCGGCTGTCGGCGGTGACGCTGAACGCGCTGAAGGACCGCAACGGGCTGGAAGGCCACGCTGTCGAAGACGTGATCTGGGGCAATGCCACGCAGGTGATGGAGCAGGGCGGCTGTCTGGCTCGCACCGCGGTGCTGGCGTCTAAGCTGGATGAACGCATTCCGGGCCTGTCGATCAACCGCTTCTGCGCCAGCGGTATGGAGGCGGTGAACCTTGCCGCCAATCAGGTGCGTGGCGGGGCTGGTGACGGCTACATCGCCGGCGGCGTCGAAATGATGAGCCGCGTTGCGATGGGGTCCGACGGGGCGGCGATTGCCGTCGATCCGACCGTCGCGATGAAAAGCTATTTCGTGCCGCAGGGCATCAGCGCCGACATCATCGCCACCATGTATGGCGTGACCCGCGATCAGGCCGATGCGCTGGCGGTCGAAAGCCAGAAACGCGCCGCTGCGGCATGGGAAGCCGGGTATTTCGACAAGACCGTGATTCCGGTGACGGATCAAAACGGATTGCCGATCCTGACCCGCGACGAATATCTGCGCCCCGACACCAATATGCAAAGCCTCGGCGCATTGCGTCCGGCGTTCAAGGACATGGGCGAAGTCATGCCCGGCTTCGATGCTGTGGCGCTGATGAAATACCCGCAGCTAGAGCGCATCGACCACATCCACCATGCAGGCAACAGCTCCGGCATCGTGGACGGGGCGGCGGGCGTTCTGATCGGGTCCAAGGCGTTTGGCGAAGCCCACGGGCTGAAGCCGCGCGCCCGCATTCGCGCCACGGCCAAGATCGGCACCGATCCCACCATCATGCTCACCGGCCCGGTTCCCGTGACCGAGAAGATCCTCGCCGATAGCGGCATGAGCATCGGCGATATCGACCTGTTCGAAGTGAACGAGGCGTTTGCCTCGGTCGTGCTGCGCTTCATGCAGGCTTTCGATGTCGATCCGGCAAAGGTGAACCCGAATGGCGGGGCCATCGCCATGGGTCACCCGCTGGGCGCGACCGGCGCGATCATCATTGGCGCGTTGCTCGACGAGATGGAGCGCGCCGACAAGGAAACCGGCTTGGCCACGCTATGCGTCGCGTCCGGCATGGGCGCCGCGACCATTCTGGAACGCGTGTGA
- a CDS encoding SPOR domain-containing protein produces the protein MSASRMLLAAFLVSGIAVSAGHAQTLRSKDQPAEYPPSSYTANQYIDSQGCVYIRAGFGGAVRWVPRVDRKRNVICGQQPSLARAVAPAPQSPAKPAPVVAAPVQAAPAVRTVSAAQAKAQAAARAQAEANARAQAQAAAHAKAQAQAQANARAQAQAQANARAAAQAKARAAVPARTQRVVRQPACPGVSAASAPYINPGARCGPQDISPYDDSNAGAVRTRRSGDLKGPMLLIGPDAPTPNGYRRVNTDGRHNTNRPAAGSGVITENRRLILTQPTGSAAPRYSSKSAPKTAASAPTAARYVQVGTYGAPANVGKAVNRLRAMGLPVRTAATRQNGKPLQIVLAGPFTDAGQLNAALGAARRAGYSDAFLRR, from the coding sequence ATGTCTGCCAGCAGAATGCTCCTCGCGGCGTTTCTCGTCAGTGGGATCGCCGTCAGCGCCGGTCACGCCCAGACGCTGCGGTCGAAAGACCAGCCTGCCGAATATCCGCCGAGCAGCTACACGGCCAATCAGTATATCGACAGCCAAGGCTGCGTTTATATTCGCGCGGGCTTCGGTGGTGCGGTGCGCTGGGTGCCCCGTGTGGATCGCAAGCGCAATGTGATCTGCGGACAGCAGCCGAGCCTCGCCCGCGCCGTCGCACCCGCACCGCAATCCCCCGCGAAACCCGCGCCCGTGGTTGCGGCGCCTGTGCAGGCCGCTCCTGCGGTCCGCACCGTAAGCGCGGCACAAGCGAAAGCGCAGGCCGCCGCCCGTGCGCAGGCAGAGGCAAACGCCCGCGCACAGGCGCAAGCCGCCGCGCATGCCAAGGCACAGGCACAGGCACAGGCCAACGCGCGCGCTCAGGCGCAGGCACAGGCCAATGCCCGTGCCGCCGCGCAGGCAAAGGCCCGCGCCGCAGTCCCCGCGCGCACACAGCGCGTCGTCCGGCAGCCTGCCTGCCCCGGCGTATCCGCGGCAAGCGCACCCTATATCAACCCCGGTGCGCGGTGCGGCCCGCAGGACATCAGCCCCTATGATGACAGCAATGCCGGGGCCGTGCGCACCCGGCGCAGCGGCGATCTGAAAGGCCCGATGCTGCTAATCGGCCCCGATGCGCCGACACCGAACGGGTATCGCCGCGTCAACACCGACGGGCGGCACAACACCAATCGCCCCGCCGCAGGCTCCGGCGTCATTACCGAAAACCGGCGCCTGATCCTGACCCAGCCGACCGGCAGCGCGGCCCCCCGCTATTCGTCCAAATCCGCTCCGAAAACCGCTGCTTCGGCCCCGACCGCCGCACGGTATGTGCAGGTGGGCACCTATGGCGCGCCCGCAAATGTCGGCAAAGCCGTGAACCGGCTGCGCGCAATGGGCTTGCCGGTGCGCACGGCTGCGACCCGGCAAAACGGAAAGCCACTTCAGATTGTTCTGGCCGGGCCATTCACGGATGCCGGACAGTTAAACGCCGCGCTCGGCGCGGCCCGGCGTGCGGGCTATTCCGACGCCTTTCTCCGCAGATAA
- a CDS encoding thymidine phosphorylase, giving the protein MDAASILSLLRAGQPPNAEAMRWFAAGLGDGSVSDAQAGAFAMGVCRTPLSEAARIALTEAMRDSGTVLQWDLPGPVLDKHSTGGVGDCVSLLLAPALAACGGYVPMISGRGLGHTGGTLDKLEAIPGYSADVSVETLRDVTARVGCAIVSASADIAPADKRLYAVRDVTGTVASLDLITASILSKKLAAGLDGLVLDVKLGTGAFMKGIDEARALAGALVGTASGAGCPTTALITDMNQPVVPVAGNALEVIAALDTLTGRAVSAPLRRITMELGAALLVSGGLALDIAEGRAQIARVLDGGAAAERFGAMVAALGGPTDFVERYADRLPAAPVVVDVWPRHAGFVTGIDAEALGQVVVALGGGRRVAGAHINPAVGLVNLARIGDRCGQDHPLGRIHAASPAEAETAAEALRAAYVTASAPVDPPDLLIERVEA; this is encoded by the coding sequence ATGGACGCGGCCTCGATCCTGAGCCTGCTGCGCGCGGGACAGCCCCCCAATGCGGAGGCGATGCGCTGGTTCGCTGCCGGTCTCGGCGATGGCTCGGTCAGCGATGCGCAGGCCGGGGCGTTTGCGATGGGCGTGTGTCGCACGCCGTTGTCCGAGGCCGCCCGGATCGCGCTGACCGAAGCGATGCGGGACAGCGGCACCGTGCTGCAATGGGATCTGCCCGGCCCGGTTCTGGACAAGCATTCGACCGGCGGTGTCGGGGACTGTGTAAGCCTGCTGCTCGCGCCCGCTCTCGCCGCCTGCGGGGGCTATGTGCCGATGATCTCCGGGCGTGGTCTGGGCCATACCGGCGGCACTCTTGATAAGTTGGAAGCAATCCCCGGCTACAGCGCCGATGTGAGCGTGGAAACCCTGCGCGACGTCACTGCGCGGGTGGGATGCGCGATTGTATCCGCCAGCGCCGACATCGCCCCGGCTGACAAACGTCTCTATGCCGTGCGCGACGTGACCGGCACCGTGGCGAGCCTCGACCTAATCACAGCGTCGATCCTGTCCAAGAAGCTGGCCGCCGGGCTCGACGGATTGGTGCTCGACGTGAAACTTGGCACAGGCGCGTTCATGAAGGGCATCGACGAAGCCCGCGCCTTGGCCGGGGCGCTCGTCGGCACCGCATCGGGCGCTGGCTGCCCAACGACGGCGCTGATCACCGATATGAACCAGCCGGTCGTGCCGGTCGCGGGCAACGCGCTGGAGGTGATCGCCGCGCTCGACACGCTGACAGGACGTGCGGTAAGCGCGCCGTTGCGCCGCATCACAATGGAATTGGGCGCTGCGCTGCTGGTCAGCGGTGGGCTTGCCCTCGACATCGCCGAGGGGCGCGCGCAGATCGCGCGGGTTCTCGATGGGGGCGCAGCGGCGGAGCGGTTTGGCGCGATGGTCGCGGCATTGGGCGGACCGACGGATTTCGTCGAACGCTACGCGGACCGCCTGCCTGCGGCGCCGGTGGTCGTCGATGTCTGGCCCCGTCATGCAGGCTTTGTCACCGGCATCGATGCCGAAGCCTTGGGTCAGGTCGTCGTGGCCTTGGGCGGTGGTCGCCGGGTCGCTGGCGCGCACATCAACCCCGCGGTCGGACTGGTCAATCTGGCCCGGATCGGGGACCGCTGCGGTCAGGATCACCCGCTGGGGCGCATTCACGCGGCCTCCCCCGCCGAAGCCGAAACCGCCGCCGAAGCGCTACGCGCGGCCTATGTCACCGCCTCCGCGCCCGTCGATCCGCCCGATCTGCTGATCGAAAGGGTCGAGGCGTGA
- a CDS encoding cytidine deaminase yields MSDTPLSPQTQDLIALARDVAGRAYVPYSRFHVGAAIRAGSGALYQGCNVENVAYPEGTCAEAGAIAAMIAGGDTTIAEIAVIADSPDPVPPCGGCRQKIAEFAGSDVRVTMATKGGATRTVTVAELLPGAFSQAHMDKV; encoded by the coding sequence ATGTCAGACACCCCCCTTTCGCCGCAGACCCAAGACCTGATCGCGCTGGCGCGGGATGTGGCCGGACGCGCCTACGTTCCCTATTCGCGCTTCCACGTGGGAGCCGCGATTCGCGCAGGGTCCGGCGCGCTCTACCAAGGCTGCAACGTCGAGAACGTCGCCTATCCCGAAGGCACCTGCGCCGAGGCGGGCGCCATCGCGGCGATGATCGCGGGGGGCGACACGACAATCGCCGAAATCGCTGTCATTGCCGACAGCCCGGACCCGGTGCCCCCCTGTGGCGGTTGCCGCCAGAAAATCGCAGAATTTGCCGGCTCTGACGTTCGGGTGACGATGGCCACAAAGGGCGGTGCCACGCGCACCGTGACGGTGGCTGAATTGCTGCCGGGCGCGTTTTCGCAGGCCCATATGGATAAGGTCTGA
- a CDS encoding glutathione S-transferase family protein, with amino-acid sequence MTIKLHCFGESGNSYKAALPLDLSGLGWEPVKVDFFNGEARGEAYRALNPMGEAPMLVAGDLCLTQSGVIQSWITEQTGQFGGADRAEAREVLRWVLWDNHKLSSQAGTVRFLANFLPEDKRPAGVIPFLQGRLRAAYQVLDAHLAGRDWIVGDGPTNADFSCCGYLYYPEPFGFDRADWPAIDAWLDRIAALPGWQHPYDLMPGHPSDRA; translated from the coding sequence ATGACCATCAAGCTGCATTGCTTTGGCGAGAGCGGAAACAGCTACAAGGCGGCGTTGCCGTTGGACTTGTCCGGGCTTGGCTGGGAGCCGGTGAAGGTGGATTTCTTTAACGGTGAGGCGCGGGGCGAGGCCTATCGCGCGCTCAACCCGATGGGCGAGGCACCCATGCTTGTCGCGGGCGATCTGTGTCTGACCCAGTCCGGGGTGATCCAATCGTGGATCACCGAACAGACCGGGCAGTTCGGCGGCGCCGACCGGGCAGAGGCGCGCGAGGTGCTGCGCTGGGTTCTGTGGGACAACCACAAACTGTCGTCGCAAGCGGGCACGGTGCGCTTTCTTGCCAATTTCCTGCCCGAGGATAAACGGCCCGCTGGTGTGATCCCGTTCCTGCAAGGGCGCCTGCGCGCGGCGTATCAAGTGCTTGATGCGCATCTTGCGGGGCGCGACTGGATTGTCGGCGACGGCCCTACCAACGCTGATTTTTCCTGCTGCGGCTACCTGTATTACCCCGAGCCGTTCGGCTTCGACCGGGCCGATTGGCCCGCCATCGACGCTTGGCTCGACCGGATCGCCGCCCTGCCGGGCTGGCAACACCCCTATGACCTGATGCCGGGGCATCCGTCGGACCGCGCGTGA
- a CDS encoding sulfotransferase family protein, translating to MIISRGRGYIFVHIPKTGGTAMALALEARAMADDILIGDTPKARRRKRRLTGVTARGRLWKHSTLADISGLIPDAEIAGLFTFTLVRNPWDRVVSYYHWLRGQSFDHPAVGLARDLSFAAFLAHPQTRASLHNAPYGSYMRRADGVEHCAAFVRLEALEQDLAPVRAHLGFPLTLPAGVNASTRRADFRSYYDDKSAELVARLCAPDIARFGYRFDQAA from the coding sequence ATGATTATCTCCCGTGGCCGTGGCTATATCTTTGTCCATATCCCCAAGACCGGCGGCACCGCGATGGCGCTGGCGCTGGAGGCCCGCGCGATGGCCGACGATATCCTGATCGGCGACACGCCCAAGGCCCGGCGGCGCAAGCGGCGGCTGACCGGGGTCACGGCACGCGGGCGGCTTTGGAAACACAGCACGCTTGCGGATATTTCGGGCCTGATCCCGGATGCCGAGATCGCGGGTCTTTTCACCTTCACGCTGGTGCGCAATCCGTGGGACCGCGTGGTGAGCTACTATCACTGGCTGCGCGGGCAGAGCTTCGATCATCCGGCAGTCGGACTGGCGCGGGATTTGTCCTTTGCGGCGTTTCTGGCGCATCCCCAGACCCGCGCGAGCCTGCACAACGCGCCCTATGGCAGCTACATGCGCCGCGCGGACGGGGTGGAGCACTGCGCGGCTTTCGTCCGGCTGGAGGCGCTGGAACAGGATCTGGCCCCCGTCCGCGCGCATCTGGGATTTCCGCTGACCCTGCCCGCAGGCGTGAATGCCAGCACCCGCCGCGCCGATTTCCGCAGCTACTATGACGACAAAAGCGCAGAGCTGGTCGCCCGGCTCTGCGCTCCTGATATTGCCCGGTTCGGCTATCGCTTCGATCAGGCAGCCTGA
- a CDS encoding phosphopentomutase, translated as MNAGAASLPAPDQRRAFLIVLDSVGCGGAPDAAEFGDAGANTLAHIAQACAAGRADAGRSGPLHMPHMDALGLGAAIRLASNDDVPGLTATPQGLWGAAEEVSAGKDTPSGHWELAGVPVPWDWHYFPDTVPAFDDDLLAVIRAAAGTEGTLGNYHASGTEIIAREGAAHLRNGWPICYTSADSVFQIAAHEDHFGLDRLLRLCRDVAPHLHGMKVGRVIARPFIGTAEAGFTRTTNRRDYAIAPPAPTLLDWAQSAGRRTYGIGKIGDIFSGRGVDDLRKGDDAALMDHLEDLVADALPGSLTFANFVEFDSHYGHRRDVAGYARALEWFDARIGAVLARLRPGDLMILTADHGNDPTWRGSDHTRERVPVLGARGTPAPSEAIGIRGFADVAATVSTHLGLGPTGPGRSFL; from the coding sequence GTGAACGCAGGCGCAGCCTCTCTCCCCGCGCCCGACCAACGCAGGGCATTTCTGATCGTGCTCGATTCGGTCGGCTGTGGTGGTGCGCCCGATGCGGCGGAGTTCGGCGATGCCGGGGCCAATACGCTGGCCCATATCGCGCAGGCTTGCGCCGCAGGCCGGGCCGATGCGGGCCGCAGCGGGCCGCTGCATATGCCGCATATGGATGCGCTGGGGCTGGGCGCGGCGATCCGGCTAGCCTCAAATGACGATGTGCCGGGCCTGACCGCCACCCCGCAGGGGCTGTGGGGCGCGGCGGAGGAGGTAAGCGCCGGTAAGGACACGCCTTCAGGACACTGGGAATTGGCAGGCGTGCCGGTGCCGTGGGACTGGCACTATTTCCCCGACACTGTGCCTGCCTTTGACGACGACCTGCTGGCCGTGATCCGCGCTGCGGCAGGCACCGAGGGCACGCTTGGAAATTACCACGCCTCCGGCACCGAGATCATCGCCCGCGAGGGGGCCGCGCATCTGCGCAACGGCTGGCCTATCTGCTACACCTCCGCCGACAGCGTGTTTCAGATTGCCGCACATGAAGACCATTTCGGACTGGACCGGCTGCTCCGGCTCTGCCGGGATGTCGCCCCGCATCTGCACGGCATGAAAGTCGGGCGTGTGATCGCGCGGCCCTTTATCGGCACGGCGGAGGCGGGATTTACCCGCACCACCAATCGCCGCGATTACGCCATCGCCCCGCCCGCGCCGACGCTGCTGGACTGGGCGCAATCCGCCGGGCGGCGCACCTATGGCATCGGGAAAATCGGGGATATCTTCTCCGGGCGTGGTGTCGACGATCTGCGCAAGGGCGACGATGCGGCGCTGATGGACCATCTGGAGGATCTCGTGGCTGATGCGCTGCCCGGATCGCTCACCTTCGCCAATTTCGTGGAGTTCGACAGCCATTACGGCCACCGCCGCGACGTGGCGGGCTATGCCCGCGCGCTGGAATGGTTTGATGCGCGGATCGGCGCGGTGCTAGCCCGGTTGCGCCCCGGCGACCTGATGATCCTTACCGCCGATCATGGCAATGATCCGACATGGCGCGGCAGCGACCACACCCGCGAGCGGGTTCCGGTGCTGGGCGCGCGCGGCACCCCTGCCCCATCTGAGGCCATCGGCATTCGCGGCTTTGCGGATGTGGCGGCCACTGTTTCAACCCATCTCGGCCTCGGGCCGACCGGCCCCGGACGGAGCTTCCTATGA
- a CDS encoding adenosine deaminase, giving the protein MSHTTLPKIELHMHLEGAAPPAFVRGLAAEKGLRLDGVFDERGHYAYADFNEFLKVYEAATAVLKSPEDYRRLTREVLARAAEHGVIYTESFLSPDFCGGGDVGAWRDYLAAMQEAAAEAEAQDGITMRGVITCIRHFGPDAARPIARCAAETAGDFITGFGIAGAEMVGRPGDYAWAFDCAREAGLRLTAHAGEWGGPDMVADTIRDLKVERIGHGIRAIEDLALVDQLAEDGIVLEVCPGSNVALRAVSSWQAHPIEKLRARGVKVTISTDDPPFFHTTMTHEYDRLADVFGWNEDDFHDLNHVALDAAFCDAPTRAALAKRLDAAR; this is encoded by the coding sequence ATGAGCCATACGACCCTGCCCAAGATCGAATTGCACATGCATCTGGAAGGCGCCGCGCCGCCCGCCTTTGTGCGGGGTCTGGCCGCGGAGAAGGGTCTGCGGCTGGATGGTGTCTTTGACGAGCGTGGCCACTATGCCTACGCCGACTTCAACGAGTTCCTAAAGGTCTATGAGGCTGCAACGGCTGTCCTCAAATCCCCCGAGGATTACCGCCGCCTCACCCGCGAGGTGTTGGCCCGCGCGGCCGAACATGGCGTGATCTATACCGAAAGCTTCCTCAGCCCCGATTTCTGCGGCGGCGGCGATGTCGGTGCGTGGCGCGACTATCTGGCTGCGATGCAGGAGGCGGCGGCCGAGGCCGAGGCACAGGACGGCATCACCATGCGCGGCGTCATTACCTGCATCCGGCATTTCGGCCCCGATGCCGCCCGCCCGATTGCGCGCTGCGCAGCAGAGACGGCGGGCGATTTCATCACCGGTTTTGGCATTGCGGGGGCCGAAATGGTGGGCCGACCCGGCGATTACGCATGGGCCTTCGACTGCGCGCGCGAGGCCGGGCTGCGGCTGACGGCGCATGCGGGCGAATGGGGCGGGCCGGACATGGTGGCCGACACCATCCGCGACCTGAAGGTGGAGCGCATCGGCCACGGCATCCGCGCGATCGAGGATCTGGCACTGGTCGACCAACTGGCCGAGGATGGCATCGTGCTGGAGGTTTGCCCCGGCTCCAACGTCGCACTGCGCGCCGTATCATCGTGGCAGGCCCACCCGATTGAAAAACTGCGCGCGCGCGGCGTGAAGGTGACGATCTCGACCGATGATCCGCCGTTTTTCCACACCACCATGACCCATGAATACGACCGATTGGCCGATGTGTTCGGCTGGAACGAGGATGACTTCCACGACCTGAACCATGTCGCTCTGGACGCCGCCTTCTGCGATGCGCCGACCCGTGCCGCGTTGGCAAAGCGGTTGGATGCGGCGCGCTAG